Proteins from a single region of Pseudopedobacter saltans DSM 12145:
- a CDS encoding metallophosphoesterase family protein translates to MKKLLFIFFFGVGYLTLKAQDESFIVLGDMHYDRIEDHDLDYVMTRPQDFQQIFNEYPQYTAFYMPKFLQVIKRQSEVLTPKVKAVVQLGDLVEGVSGNAHLARQMNRGAVDLLYSVNLSVPWVLAKGNHDVSNSPGQPEAWQEVIRPFIEGQIGKLIGHGMYTYRISEQTEFFVLDQFFSKDRNVPEIDMVTFLEKELAASKAKYKFLITHQPVIPVTHRCWHLLSGIRRPVEDSKLRERFLNLLARHKVIVLAGHLHEYSVLSRKTASGNIVQVMINSVNRSLEPPKPKNLTTEYKGEQWVTEKADWQPDNKLVRYKLLEEERKNVLKFSRADLPGYGVIAISGVNGEVKLNYYNGLSESPFETINLTELQKLK, encoded by the coding sequence ATGAAAAAGTTACTCTTTATATTCTTTTTTGGGGTTGGCTACTTAACCTTAAAAGCACAAGATGAAAGTTTTATAGTTCTGGGTGATATGCATTATGATCGTATAGAAGATCACGATCTGGATTACGTAATGACACGTCCTCAGGATTTTCAACAAATATTTAATGAATATCCTCAATATACGGCCTTCTATATGCCAAAATTTCTACAAGTAATAAAAAGGCAGTCGGAGGTGCTAACGCCTAAAGTAAAGGCGGTGGTACAGCTGGGCGATTTAGTAGAAGGAGTTTCTGGCAACGCACATTTAGCCAGACAAATGAACCGTGGAGCTGTTGACTTACTATATTCTGTGAATCTTTCTGTACCATGGGTTTTAGCGAAGGGAAATCATGATGTTAGTAACAGCCCCGGACAACCAGAAGCATGGCAGGAAGTTATTCGACCTTTTATAGAAGGGCAAATAGGTAAGCTAATTGGGCATGGAATGTATACTTATAGGATAAGTGAGCAGACAGAATTTTTTGTGCTTGATCAGTTCTTCAGTAAAGATAGAAATGTGCCTGAAATAGATATGGTTACTTTCTTAGAAAAGGAGCTGGCAGCATCGAAAGCGAAATATAAATTTTTAATCACTCATCAGCCCGTCATTCCGGTTACACATAGGTGTTGGCATTTGCTAAGTGGAATCCGCCGTCCGGTGGAGGATAGCAAACTTAGAGAACGCTTTTTAAATCTACTTGCCAGGCATAAAGTCATCGTGTTGGCCGGTCATCTTCACGAGTATTCCGTATTAAGTAGAAAGACAGCTTCCGGAAATATTGTTCAGGTAATGATAAATAGTGTAAACCGCAGTCTCGAGCCACCTAAACCAAAAAACTTAACTACAGAATACAAAGGTGAACAATGGGTTACTGAAAAAGCCGATTGGCAACCTGATAATAAGTTAGTGAGGTATAAACTTCTGGAAGAGGAAAGAAAGAATGTACTTAAATTTTCTCGCGCCGATCTGCCCGGGTACGGCGTAATAGCTATTTCAGGAGTGAAT